The sequence CGAACATGGCGCACCTCGGAGCAGGCATTCGATTATCGAATGAATAGCATCCGAACATTGAATTTCCAAATGCCACGCCAAGCGCCTATGCCATGCCTTGCCCGGCTCCGGCCGGATGTTGAATCAACAGGCAGGCGGAAATGACGGATCGAGTGACGATAACAGCGGTAACGCCGGGGGCCCGTGTCGAGCATGGCAACAGCCTGGCCGATCTCGGGCTGATCGCGCTTTTCTGCCTGATCTGGAGCTCGGCTTTCGCGGCGGCGAAATTCGCCCTGCCGGATTGTCCGCAGCTGATCCTGCTCTCGAGTCGCTTCCTCGCCGCCGGGGTGATCCTGCTCGCCCTGGCCAAGGTCGCCGGCCGCCTGGAACGGCTGGATCGGCGCACGGTCGCGAGTTGGGCCATTCTCGGCGCCTTCAACAGCGCCCTCTATCTCGGCCTCAGCTATTCCGGCATGGCGACGGTCTCCTCCGCCTTCACGGCCGTGCTGATCAGTGCCAATCCGCTGCTCACCGCCTTGGTCGCGGCGTCGGTGCTGGGCGAAAAGCTCTCGGCGCTCAAGCTAAGCGGGCTGCTGCTTGGCATGCTCGGCGTCGCCATCCTGCTGCGCTCGCGGCTCTCGGGCGGCATCGAGGACGGACACGGCACGCTTCTGGTCCTGGCAGGCCTGGTCGCGCTGGTCGCCGGCACCATCCTGTTCAAGAAGCTGAAGCCCGGCGGCGACCTGTGGACCGGCACGGCGATCCAGTCGCTCGCGGCGGGCATCCTGCTGCTGCCCGTTGCGCTCGCGACCGAAAGCCTCGGCGACGTACGCCTGACGCCCGCGCTCATCGGCGGCTGGAGCTATCTGGTGATCGCCGCTTCGATCGGCGGCTACCTGCTTTGGTTCCGCCTGCTGCAGAAGAAGACGGCGACGGAAGCCTCGTCGCTGCATTTCCTGATGCCGCCGCTCGGGCTCTTCTTCGGCTGGCTGATCTTTCGCGAGCCGGTCAGCCTCGTGGATTGCCTGGGCATCGTGCCGATCGCCATCGGGATCGCCATGGTGACGCGCGGCTAACCCGTAAAAAGAAAAGGCGGCGGCCCCGAGAGGAGCCGCCGCCTTGATATTTCGCGAGTTCAGCGCCGATCAGGCGTTGGGCTCGCCGCCCTCTTCGCGCGAAGCCTTGACCTCGGCGATGAAGTCCTCGGCGTCCTGCTTGGCCGAACGGGCGTGTTCCTCGGCATCCTTGTTGAAGCGATCGAGCTCCATCTTCAGGCCGCTGACCGAAGGCTTCTCGACGCTGTTGGCATAGGCGATCATGCGCAGCGAGACGGCGAGATCCAGCACCATGGCGGCGAGCAGGCCGTCATCGAGCTGCTTGTCGTCGGCATAGTCCGAGATCAGGTCGTAGAGGGCGTCGCGGTGTTCCTCATATTCCTCGGCAAAAGCCTCGAAATCTTCGTCGTCGACGGGCGGGTTCGGATCGGTCATTTCGCTGTCTCCTGAGCGTGTTCGAACGAAGGGCGTGCAGTTCGCGTGAAGAAGACGCGACCGGTCGCGCTTCTAGCCGACGATCGGCGGTTGGAAGGTGAGACCCATGTCCCAGGGGAAATAGATCCACGTATCCTGTGACACTTCGGTGATGAAGGTGTCGACGAGCGGGCGCCCCATCGGCTTGGAATAGAGCGTCGCGTAATGCGCCTTGGGCAGCATCTCGCGCACCAGCCTGGCGGTGCGGCCGGTGTCGACAAGATCGTCGATCACGAGCACCCCGGCGCCCTCGCCGCCACCGAGATCGACGATCTCCTGGCTGACCGGCTTCAGGACCTTCAACTCGCCCTGTTCTTTGTAGTTCTGGTAGGAGGCGACGCAGATCGTCTCGATCATGCGAATGCCAAGCTCACGCGCCACGATCGCCGCCGGCACCAGGCCGCCGCGGGTCACGCAGACGATGGCCTGCCATTTCTGGTCGCCGGAGAGGCGCCAGGTCAGCGCCCGCGCATCCCGGTGGAACTGGTCCCAGGATACGGGAAACGCCTTGTCGCTGCGAGCGTCCACCATCAAAGTCTCCTGCGCGTGTTGGAAGGCGAACCCTTGGGATGCGGCCCCGCGCCTGGCAATCCGCACATCGGGCGATCCACAGAAATTCCGGTCATGTCAGCCATTCGCCTGCATCAAGGCGGCCACCATCGCCTCGACGGCGCGCGCGGCCTCGTCGAGCCGAGCTTCGTCGCGCGAGCGCAGCACGATGTCGGTGGCGAAGGTTCCGTCGAGCATCTTCGGATAACTGCCGATCGATACATCGGGATAATCGAGCTGGATCTCGCCGAGCTGCTTGGCGATACGGCCCTCGCCCATGCCGACCGGCACGGTGCGCGACAGCATCTTGGCGCCCGTCGGGATCTTGGCCGCCACCTCGTCGAACATCGCCTGCATGATCGACGGCACACCGGCCATCACATGCACGTTGCCGAGCGTGAATCCGGGCGCCTTCGATACCTTGTTCAGGATCAGGTCGGCGCCGGCGGGAATGCGCGCCATGCGCATCCGCGCTTCGTTCAACTGGCCGGTTGCATAATGGTCGGTCAGGATGGCGACGGCGCGCGGATCATGGTCGATCGTCACGCCGAAGGCCTTGGCCATCGAATCCGCGGTGATGTCGTCATGCGTCGGCCCGATGCCGCCGGTCGAGAAGACGTGGTCATAGCGGGCGCGCAGCGCGTTGACCGCGGCGACGATTTCATCCTCGATATCCGGCACGATCCGCACTTCGCGGATGTCGACGCCGATCTGGGTGCAATATTCGGCGATGTAGCCGATGTTCTTGTCCTTGGTCCGCCCCGAAAGGATCTCGTCGCCGATGACGAGGATCGCTGCGGTGACGACGACAGGCGCCGCTTCAGTGGCAGTTTCGGCCATTCACTAACTCCATCGGTCTGGAATGGGTTTAGCCTTCCAGCGCCGGGCGCTCAAGGGCGAGAGCACGATGCCGGCCAGGACTGCCTTCCAAAACTCGATCATCATCCTGAGGTGCCCGGCGTAGCCGGGCCTCGAAGGAGGGTCCAGGAACTTGCTGGCAGGAAAGCATCAGCCTGCTGGATGCTCCTTCGAGGCTTCGCTGCGCGAAGCGCCTCAGGATGACGACAGAGGGTGGCACGTCGCCCGGACGGTGTGGCGCTGAGGCCGCCTGACGCGAATCCTCTTGTAACTCGCGGCCCGATACGCCAGATCGGGGGCAAATCTCATATTCAGGCTTGTCCCCGCGTCCACTCGATGATGTGCTGGCGGGGCACGGAGTACACACATGGTCACTTATGTCGATGCCGATGCCACCCCGCTGAAGAATACCGGGCAGATCCGTCTCTACGGCCCGGAAGCCTTCGCGGCGATGCGGCGCGCTGGCCAGTTGGCCGCGGCCTGCCTCGACGGCCTCGCTGACATCGTCAAGCCGGGCATCCCCACCGACGAGATTGACCGCTTCGTCTACGAGTTCGGCGCAGACCACGGCGCGCTGCCGGCGACGCTCGGCTATCGCGGCTATACCAAGTCGACCTGCACCTCGATCAACCATGTGGTCTGCCACGGCATTCCCGACGACAAGCCGCTCAAGGATGGTGACATCGTCAATGTCGACGTCACCTATATCGTCGATGGCTGGTATGGCGATTCCAGCCGGATGTACCTGGTCGGCGACGTCAAGCGCGCCGCCGTCCGGCTGGTCGAGGTCACCTATGAATCGCTGATGCGCGGCATCGCGGCGGTGAAGCCCGGCAACACCACAGGCGACATCGGCTACGCGATCCAGTCCTATGCCGAGGCCGAGCGCTGCAGCGTCGTGCGGGATTTCTGCGGCCATGGTGTCGGCAAGGTGTTCCACGACACGCCGAACATCCTTCATTACGGCAATCCCGGCGAAGGCGTCGAACTGCGTGCCGGCATGATCTTCACCATCGAGCCGATGATCAATCTCGGCCGGCCGCATGTGAAGGTGCTGCGCGACGGCTGGACCGCCGTCACCCGCGACCGCTCGCTCTCGGCCCAGTTCGAGCACACCGTCGGCGTCACCGACACGGGCTGCGAGATCTTCACCCTGTCGCCGCGCGGCTATACCTGCCCGCCCTACCCGACCGGGGAATGAGCGGGTTCGACGACAATCTCCAAAATGTACCCCACTATGCGGGGCATCGGGAGCGGCTGAAGGCGCGCTTCCGCGAAAACGGCCCCGAGGCCGTCGCCGATTACGAGCTGCTGGAACTGATCCTGTTCCAGGTCGTGCCCCGGCGCGACACCAAGCCGATCGCCAAGGCGCTGCTTAACCGCTTCGGCACGTTTTCCGACGTGCTGGCGGCACCGGAAGCCCGGCTCATCGAGATTTCCGGCGTCGGCGCCTCGGTCGCGACCCACCTCAAGCTCGTCCATGCCGCGGCGACCCGCTACGCCCGAGGCGCGGTGCGTCAGCGCCCGCTCCTCGGCTCGTGGAGCGCGGTGATCGATTATTGCCGCGCCGCCATGGCCTATGAGGAAAAGGAGCAGTTCCGCATCCTGTTCCTCGACCGCAAGAACGTGCTGATCGCCGATGAGGTGCAGCAGGTCGGCACCGTCGACCACACGCCGGTCTATCCGCGCGAGGTGGTGAAGCGCGCGCTGGAGCTATCGGCCACGGCCATCGTCTTGGTGCACAACCATCCTTCCGGCGACCCGACGCCCTCGCGCGCCGATATCGAAATGACCAAGACAATCGTCGATATCGCCGGCCCGCTCGGCATCGCCGTGCATGATCACATCATCGTCGGACGCAACGGCCACGCCAGCTTTCGCGGTCTCAAGCTGATCTGACGGCGGGTTTCGGATCGGTCGGCTTTGAGGCGATGGCGTCGCCATGCCGGTCCTCCAGGCTTGCCGCGCCGCCCAGTTCTTCGACCAGCCATGCCGTCACCAGCGCGCCGGCGAGGCTGACAACCGCCACCAACAGCAGAACGGCTTCGAGCCCATATTCCGCCCGGATGATCGGCAGCAGGAACGCGCCGAGCGCCGCGCCGACCTTGGCGGCGGCCGATGCGAAACCGGAGCCGGCCCCGCGCAACTGGGTCGGAAAAAGCTCCGCCGGCAGCGCGAAGGTGGTCGAATGCGGCCCGATGTTCATGGCGAGATTGAACAGGACAAAGCCGAGGAACACCGCCATCGCGCCGGGTCCCGCCGTCCCGCTGCTCCACAGCACCGCGACCAGCGCGACCATGCCAACCGCCATGCCGAGGAAACCCAGCACCTGCGGACGAATGTGGCCGTAGCGCGGGACCACCCAGAACGCGATCAGGAAGCCGATCAGCAGGAACAGGTCGATCAGCGACGAGCCGCCAATATCGGAGAAATCCGACGCGACCGGCCCGCGGGCAGCCTTGCCGAAATGCAGGTCCGCCAGCAGCAACGGCGTGAACAGGCCGATGCCATAGGACGCGATATCCATCAGGAACCAAGGCACGCAGGCCAGCGCCGTGCGGCGGCGATAGCTGCGCCCGAACAAGGCGGCCATGCCCTGCGCCTTCACCGCCTCCGCGTCCCTGGCGACCAGATGCACGTTGGCGGCGGCGGCCTGGCCCAGCGCCTCCAACTTGGCCTTGTCGGTGACCACCACGGCGCCGATGGCGCGGGCGGCCTCCAGATTGCGCCCCTTGCCCATCAGCCAGCGCGGGCTTTCCTTCAGCGGCAGGCGCAGGACGAGATAGAGGAGCGGCAGGCCCGCCAGGGCCAGCATGAAGCCGCGCCACGCCGAGGCGCTTTCGACCCACCACAGCACCGAGCCGGTCAACGCCGCCGCCAGGACGAAGCCGACCGCCTGGAACGCGATGGTCGCGACCATCATCCGGCTGCGCGACTGGATCGGCATCCACTCGGCGACATAGGCGCTGCCGACGGGATAATCGATGCCGACGCCGACGCCGAAAATGAACAGGCCCACCA is a genomic window of Kaistia defluvii containing:
- a CDS encoding competence/damage-inducible protein A, translated to MAETATEAAPVVVTAAILVIGDEILSGRTKDKNIGYIAEYCTQIGVDIREVRIVPDIEDEIVAAVNALRARYDHVFSTGGIGPTHDDITADSMAKAFGVTIDHDPRAVAILTDHYATGQLNEARMRMARIPAGADLILNKVSKAPGFTLGNVHVMAGVPSIMQAMFDEVAAKIPTGAKMLSRTVPVGMGEGRIAKQLGEIQLDYPDVSIGSYPKMLDGTFATDIVLRSRDEARLDEAARAVEAMVAALMQANG
- a CDS encoding DMT family transporter codes for the protein MTDRVTITAVTPGARVEHGNSLADLGLIALFCLIWSSAFAAAKFALPDCPQLILLSSRFLAAGVILLALAKVAGRLERLDRRTVASWAILGAFNSALYLGLSYSGMATVSSAFTAVLISANPLLTALVAASVLGEKLSALKLSGLLLGMLGVAILLRSRLSGGIEDGHGTLLVLAGLVALVAGTILFKKLKPGGDLWTGTAIQSLAAGILLLPVALATESLGDVRLTPALIGGWSYLVIAASIGGYLLWFRLLQKKTATEASSLHFLMPPLGLFFGWLIFREPVSLVDCLGIVPIAIGIAMVTRG
- the gpt gene encoding xanthine phosphoribosyltransferase, which codes for MVDARSDKAFPVSWDQFHRDARALTWRLSGDQKWQAIVCVTRGGLVPAAIVARELGIRMIETICVASYQNYKEQGELKVLKPVSQEIVDLGGGEGAGVLVIDDLVDTGRTARLVREMLPKAHYATLYSKPMGRPLVDTFITEVSQDTWIYFPWDMGLTFQPPIVG
- the radC gene encoding RadC family protein, coding for MSGFDDNLQNVPHYAGHRERLKARFRENGPEAVADYELLELILFQVVPRRDTKPIAKALLNRFGTFSDVLAAPEARLIEISGVGASVATHLKLVHAAATRYARGAVRQRPLLGSWSAVIDYCRAAMAYEEKEQFRILFLDRKNVLIADEVQQVGTVDHTPVYPREVVKRALELSATAIVLVHNHPSGDPTPSRADIEMTKTIVDIAGPLGIAVHDHIIVGRNGHASFRGLKLI
- the map gene encoding type I methionyl aminopeptidase codes for the protein MVTYVDADATPLKNTGQIRLYGPEAFAAMRRAGQLAAACLDGLADIVKPGIPTDEIDRFVYEFGADHGALPATLGYRGYTKSTCTSINHVVCHGIPDDKPLKDGDIVNVDVTYIVDGWYGDSSRMYLVGDVKRAAVRLVEVTYESLMRGIAAVKPGNTTGDIGYAIQSYAEAERCSVVRDFCGHGVGKVFHDTPNILHYGNPGEGVELRAGMIFTIEPMINLGRPHVKVLRDGWTAVTRDRSLSAQFEHTVGVTDTGCEIFTLSPRGYTCPPYPTGE
- a CDS encoding MFS transporter, whose protein sequence is MLQTPEQRAMLAVLDHAPMGFAQRWYWLLSTGGTTLGGFSVFTLGVALPLLMQTFVIDATMQGLLGAALLFGAVPGSLLGGPLADRFGRKPLMILDMAMITLGALICVFAGSPDMLLVGLFIFGVGVGIDYPVGSAYVAEWMPIQSRSRMMVATIAFQAVGFVLAAALTGSVLWWVESASAWRGFMLALAGLPLLYLVLRLPLKESPRWLMGKGRNLEAARAIGAVVVTDKAKLEALGQAAAANVHLVARDAEAVKAQGMAALFGRSYRRRTALACVPWFLMDIASYGIGLFTPLLLADLHFGKAARGPVASDFSDIGGSSLIDLFLLIGFLIAFWVVPRYGHIRPQVLGFLGMAVGMVALVAVLWSSGTAGPGAMAVFLGFVLFNLAMNIGPHSTTFALPAELFPTQLRGAGSGFASAAAKVGAALGAFLLPIIRAEYGLEAVLLLVAVVSLAGALVTAWLVEELGGAASLEDRHGDAIASKPTDPKPAVRSA